Below is a window of Pyrobaculum aerophilum str. IM2 DNA.
CCAGCGCCTTAATGCCCTGGGATAAGCTGTATCTCTACGGGGAGGAGGTGCCGCCTACTCTCAAGGCCACGCAGAGTTACGTCAGCGTCTATACAATTACATACCTCACCCCCTTCGGGTTCGTGTTAAGGCAGTTCCACCTCTGGGCCGCCTATTTGATGATATTTGCCGCTTTGGTTCACTTCTTCGCCAAGTTTGTGCTGGGCTCCTATAAGAGGAAGGGAGGCGGTGCCCTCTGGCTCATCGGCGTGTTGCTGGGCTTTCTCACAATAAGCCAAGCTGTCTTAGGCTACATCTTGCCCCTCCACCTTGACGGCATTTTAGCGCTAATGATCGGGCTGAACCTATTCCGCTATTTTGACTACATAGGGATACCGGTGGGCGGCGCTATTATTGCGCTAATGGGCAGCAACTACCCCACTGACGCGGTGGTGAAAATTATCTACGTGGCCCATATATTAATCGTCCCGGCAATAATTTTAATACTGCTGGTGCTGAAAATACAGGGCATACTCTACGGCGGCGTCTCGCCGCCTCCTGTGAAAAACGAGGAGATTAGGCGTAAGATGGTGGAGGACAAAGAGCCCTTCTACCCCCACAGATTCGCACTAATGGTTGGACAAGTCTTCCTCCAGATATCCCTTTTGCTCTTGCTAGTGGCCTTCTTCCCGTTGCCGCTCCTAGAGCCTTGGGCGCCAGGCGAGCCGGTGCCTCCGGGCGTGAGGCCTCCGTGGCCCGTCATGTGGTACTATACATATGTCAAAATGATAGATCCCTTCATCTCTGTGGGTCTGCCCATTGTGCTAGTCCTGTTCGCCCTAGTGGTGCCCCTGCTGGATAGGAAAGGCGGCGTGTCTATATCTGAGCGCTGGTTCTGGATACTCATTGCCATAATATACATGGCCATTATCGGATACGGAACAGTGCTTGGCTTCATAATTGAAATACCAAAGCAAATTACGCCGTTTACTCGCATTGCAGTTCCGCCTGAAAGCGCCGTTCCCTACATCACAACGCCATCCCCGATAGGGTGAGTATGGAGCCGGCGGCTCTCGCCTGGATAACGGCCGGCTTCGCCGTGCCGGCGATGTTGGTAGTCTACGCCTTTCTGGGCGTCGACAGGAGGTGGGCAGTGGCCGCGGGGCTGGTGTCAGTCTTAATTCTCCTGATCCTCTTCGCCTACACCTCCAGTATCATCATGGCGCTGTACTCCGCCGTCTCGTGGCCTCCGGACCCAGCGCTGGTGGAGAAGGGGGTGGCGTATCAGAGAGTTGCCGCTGGGCAACTGGCCGCCGCGTCGTTTATAATAGGAATGTTGGCAGTGGGCTACTACATGGAGATTAGCAAGAGGGAGGGCCATGAATAGGGCAACGGCCTTGTTAATATTTGGAGTATTAGTGGCGTTGGGGATGGTCTTACTAAACTACGGCTTGATATATATACAAGATGTTTACAACTTTTTTGCCCTATCCGCCAGGGATTTGACACTCCTGCGCACTGATTACGTTGAGGCGACGTGGATGTTCCAAAGCACTATATGGACGGCGGTATTTGCCCTGTCAATAGTAGCGGTGCTGGCATATCTCTACTACCTCGCCAAGGAGGAATTCGAGTAGTTAAAATCACACTTTTTATTCCTTTTTATCTACACTACTATTCACTTTTATACATTTCTCTAATTCTGTGTCTATTTGACTAATTTAATGTCATTCTACTCATATAAATATAGAACTTTCTATAAGAATAGTTAGGGGAAATTTAGAATAAAATTTAAAAAAGTTGAGTTTTCTATTAGCCATGGCCTCTAAAAAGGAATTTGAGGCAAAAGGCACTTTGACAGTGATGTTAATATACGCTTCGATTTTCGCAATTCTTTGGTTTGTAATATACGCCATA
It encodes the following:
- a CDS encoding cytochrome b is translated as MRALVRLWELLLERFHLKEFLEHPVPRYSNINPLYWFGDVAAVSFFLLALTGFFLALLYTPGMQVIEIPTSALMPWDKLYLYGEEVPPTLKATQSYVSVYTITYLTPFGFVLRQFHLWAAYLMIFAALVHFFAKFVLGSYKRKGGGALWLIGVLLGFLTISQAVLGYILPLHLDGILALMIGLNLFRYFDYIGIPVGGAIIALMGSNYPTDAVVKIIYVAHILIVPAIILILLVLKIQGILYGGVSPPPVKNEEIRRKMVEDKEPFYPHRFALMVGQVFLQISLLLLLVAFFPLPLLEPWAPGEPVPPGVRPPWPVMWYYTYVKMIDPFISVGLPIVLVLFALVVPLLDRKGGVSISERWFWILIAIIYMAIIGYGTVLGFIIEIPKQITPFTRIAVPPESAVPYITTPSPIG
- a CDS encoding cytochrome c oxidase subunit 2A, with the protein product MASKKEFEAKGTLTVMLIYASIFAILWFVIYAITLARGIVG